The Pyrococcus kukulkanii genome contains a region encoding:
- a CDS encoding type II toxin-antitoxin system VapC family toxin, with amino-acid sequence MVKRPKYVDVNVFIYWLTSHPEFGKKAKMWIKRMERGGEYITSSLTLYEVAIIISGLVNKSLRDREFLEKTLTPLLEIQNLRIEPLLKQDFVNALSIAKKV; translated from the coding sequence ATGGTTAAGAGACCAAAGTATGTAGATGTGAATGTTTTTATTTATTGGCTCACTTCTCATCCAGAATTTGGAAAGAAGGCAAAAATGTGGATAAAGAGGATGGAAAGAGGAGGAGAGTACATAACATCATCATTAACACTTTATGAAGTTGCGATAATAATTTCTGGTTTGGTTAATAAGTCGTTGAGAGATAGAGAATTTTTAGAAAAAACATTGACACCACTTCTTGAGATTCAGAATTTAAGAATAGAGCCCCTTCTCAAGCAAGACTTTGTGAACGCCCTGAGCATTGCAAAAAAAGTATAA
- a CDS encoding AbrB/MazE/SpoVT family DNA-binding domain-containing protein — MEVKMDSKGRLYIPKDVRKGIGKEFYLVRMDNEIILVPKPKDPVKKLEELGRSLPDVPIKDLKKMIRKAMLEEIEEELK; from the coding sequence ATGGAAGTCAAAATGGACTCTAAGGGAAGACTCTACATTCCGAAGGACGTTAGAAAAGGAATTGGCAAAGAGTTCTATCTTGTAAGGATGGACAATGAGATAATTCTTGTTCCAAAGCCGAAAGATCCTGTTAAAAAATTAGAAGAATTGGGCCGTTCTTTGCCGGATGTTCCGATAAAAGACCTTAAAAAAATGATTCGAAAAGCGATGCTGGAGGAAATTGAGGAGGAGTTGAAATGA
- a CDS encoding ATP-binding protein, whose protein sequence is MFFDREKELSYLRSLLNSEPNQILFIYGPINSGKTTLLLKFLESLGDEGIGIYVNLRSRPILRFDDFKDLLFSRTRSRDVLPLVLASMEVIFGIPVPKKIWETIESPRDAFDYITDFLGKLRKKGRLPIIVFDELQVLKDLKVNGPLIYELFNFFIHLTKELHLAHVIVSTSDGLFLSNVYTHASLYGRAKYFLVDDFDEETALAFLISNGLTEEESKIVVEYFGGKPVYLVEVINEKRAGRDIEEYCREQFMVRLNQVKPLVRKLNDPSILIDLGEREVLEYDELTEDMLMLARENVIFIDPVRGVIRPQGRLELKVIRFISEKL, encoded by the coding sequence ATGTTCTTTGATAGGGAGAAAGAGCTCTCGTACTTAAGGAGCCTGCTGAACTCTGAGCCAAACCAGATCCTCTTCATTTATGGGCCCATAAACTCGGGAAAGACTACTTTACTCCTGAAATTCCTTGAATCCCTGGGCGATGAAGGAATTGGAATCTATGTTAACCTTAGATCAAGACCCATATTGAGATTCGATGATTTTAAGGATCTGCTTTTCTCACGAACGAGATCAAGAGATGTGTTACCCCTTGTGCTAGCTTCCATGGAAGTTATCTTTGGAATTCCAGTGCCAAAGAAAATCTGGGAAACAATTGAAAGTCCCAGGGATGCTTTCGACTACATAACAGATTTCCTAGGTAAATTGAGAAAGAAGGGCAGACTTCCGATAATAGTCTTCGATGAGCTCCAGGTGTTGAAGGATCTGAAAGTTAATGGGCCACTAATATATGAGCTGTTCAACTTCTTCATCCACTTAACCAAGGAACTTCACCTTGCTCACGTGATAGTTTCAACTTCGGACGGTCTTTTCCTTAGTAATGTCTATACACATGCTTCACTCTACGGGAGGGCGAAGTACTTCTTGGTTGATGACTTCGACGAGGAAACCGCTCTAGCGTTTCTCATTAGCAATGGACTAACCGAGGAAGAATCAAAAATCGTTGTTGAATACTTTGGGGGAAAGCCCGTCTATTTAGTTGAGGTAATTAATGAGAAGAGGGCCGGAAGGGACATAGAAGAGTACTGCAGGGAACAGTTCATGGTGAGGCTAAACCAGGTGAAGCCGTTAGTGAGAAAGTTAAATGATCCCTCTATATTAATTGACCTCGGCGAGAGGGAAGTTTTGGAGTACGATGAATTAACTGAGGACATGCTCATGCTCGCCAGGGAAAACGTGATTTTCATCGATCCCGTCAGGGGAGTTATAAGGCCCCAGGGGAGGCTTGAGCTGAAGGTCATTAGGTTTATAAGTGAGAAGCTTTAG
- a CDS encoding ATP-binding protein, translating into MGTNVEDVKRYIRLFHERELPNVLERELKLGLIEGKATIIAGPRRSGKTYLLYSLIKGDKERYIYLNFENPLLFGVSGRDFPRILDAYFDLYPENVGVELVFLLDEIQNVQSWEIGVRYLLDEGFRVAVTGSSSKLLSKEIATQLRGRGISYTLLPLSFREFLNFKGFEVKTSDLYGRKVHKVKGLLMEYLRFGGFPEVVLLSDKVRILEEYLSVMAVRDVVERHGIRNVALMEMIIKVLLSNYVKYTSYSSIYRFLKSEFGTSKATVLEYLRALEDSFLFFFLPKYSYSEKESQRAPKKVYLVDTGFSLFTKKDVARDMENVVFLELLRRKYYDDPLLDLYYYGGSGEREVDFILTKAGKVVELIQVTLTLEESYEREVSALIKAGKNLGCRNLMIVTLDEEGEIKVGSFVVNIIPLWKFLLMRWDPSGKAL; encoded by the coding sequence ATGGGCACCAACGTTGAGGACGTTAAGAGGTACATCCGACTATTCCACGAAAGGGAGCTACCCAATGTACTCGAGCGGGAACTCAAGCTCGGCTTAATCGAAGGGAAAGCAACTATCATAGCAGGTCCAAGGCGTTCTGGGAAGACTTACCTTCTTTATTCTCTAATCAAAGGAGATAAGGAGAGGTACATTTACCTGAACTTTGAAAATCCTCTCCTCTTTGGCGTGTCTGGCAGGGACTTTCCTAGAATCCTTGATGCATACTTCGACCTGTATCCGGAAAATGTTGGTGTAGAGTTGGTGTTTCTCCTCGATGAGATACAAAATGTTCAAAGCTGGGAAATTGGGGTTAGATATCTGTTAGATGAGGGTTTTAGGGTTGCAGTGACGGGTTCTTCTTCAAAGCTACTTTCAAAGGAGATAGCTACCCAGCTTAGAGGTCGGGGGATTAGTTATACACTTCTACCCCTATCCTTTAGGGAATTCTTGAACTTCAAGGGCTTCGAGGTTAAAACTAGTGACCTTTATGGGAGAAAGGTTCACAAGGTTAAGGGTCTCCTCATGGAGTACCTGCGGTTCGGTGGATTCCCTGAGGTCGTTCTCCTGTCCGATAAGGTGAGGATACTTGAGGAGTACCTCTCGGTCATGGCTGTTAGGGATGTTGTGGAGAGGCACGGAATAAGGAACGTTGCCCTTATGGAGATGATAATTAAGGTGTTGCTCTCCAACTATGTGAAGTACACCTCTTATTCATCGATATACAGGTTCTTGAAGTCCGAGTTTGGAACTTCAAAAGCCACTGTGCTCGAGTACTTAAGGGCCCTCGAAGATTCATTTCTGTTCTTCTTTCTGCCAAAGTATTCCTATTCTGAGAAAGAATCCCAAAGGGCTCCCAAAAAGGTGTACTTAGTGGACACTGGCTTTTCCCTTTTCACCAAGAAGGATGTTGCTAGGGATATGGAGAATGTCGTTTTCCTTGAGCTTTTGAGGAGAAAGTACTACGACGATCCGCTACTTGACCTGTACTATTACGGAGGTTCGGGAGAAAGGGAAGTTGATTTTATCTTGACTAAGGCCGGAAAAGTCGTGGAGTTAATTCAGGTGACCTTGACCTTGGAGGAGAGCTACGAGAGGGAAGTTTCGGCCCTAATAAAAGCTGGGAAGAACCTGGGATGTAGGAACTTGATGATAGTGACGCTGGATGAAGAGGGAGAGATAAAGGTTGGCTCCTTTGTTGTGAATATAATCCCGCTTTGGAAGTTCCTCTTGATGAGGTGGGATCCTAGTGGGAAAGCATTATAA
- a CDS encoding AAA family ATPase, whose product MYFDDRPKERREDLYDREREIKDILSLIDENRPLIVITGIRRLGKTSLLRVALNEAGREYVIVDLRGINPRSKRDLILRFQYGINESLRKFSRIRDYLKFVEGVEIAGLRVKLSWKSPETLYEVLSSLQERGVVIAIDEVQDARGPVGKELAPAIAHFYDYGSSTFILTGSQVGPLYDFLGVALYGRVWHEVKLERFSREESIEFLKLGFSQVNLTPPGWFLEEAVETLDGIVGWLVKLGVIAMREGFTRQVITRMLEESSKLVLEELNSFLAKRGRAREKYRELLRAIAQGKDTWDELKETLRIGDSSLAKLLDNLAKASFIEKVGGRYRIQDPVLKFSLLSRWP is encoded by the coding sequence TTGTACTTTGACGACAGGCCCAAGGAGAGGAGGGAGGATTTGTACGATAGGGAGAGGGAGATCAAGGATATACTAAGCCTAATAGATGAGAACAGGCCTTTAATAGTTATAACCGGGATTAGGAGACTTGGCAAAACCTCACTTCTTAGGGTGGCCCTAAACGAGGCTGGTAGGGAGTACGTTATAGTGGATCTTAGGGGGATAAATCCTAGATCCAAGAGGGACTTAATCCTTAGGTTCCAGTACGGGATTAACGAGAGCTTAAGGAAGTTTTCCAGGATAAGGGATTACCTTAAGTTCGTTGAAGGAGTTGAGATCGCAGGTTTAAGGGTCAAGTTATCTTGGAAATCTCCGGAAACTCTGTATGAGGTGTTGTCCTCCCTTCAGGAGAGGGGAGTTGTAATAGCTATTGACGAAGTTCAAGATGCCAGGGGACCCGTGGGGAAGGAATTGGCTCCAGCTATAGCCCACTTCTATGACTACGGTAGTTCAACTTTCATCTTAACCGGCTCTCAAGTTGGGCCGTTGTACGACTTTTTAGGTGTTGCGCTGTACGGGAGAGTCTGGCATGAGGTTAAGCTTGAGAGGTTCTCGAGGGAGGAAAGCATTGAGTTCCTTAAGCTGGGCTTCTCTCAAGTTAACCTAACTCCCCCAGGATGGTTCCTTGAGGAGGCAGTTGAGACGCTCGATGGGATAGTTGGCTGGTTGGTTAAGCTCGGTGTCATCGCGATGAGGGAAGGCTTTACACGCCAGGTAATCACGAGGATGCTTGAGGAGTCATCTAAGCTCGTTTTGGAAGAGTTAAACTCCTTCCTAGCGAAAAGGGGGCGGGCAAGGGAGAAGTACAGGGAGCTATTAAGGGCCATAGCCCAGGGGAAGGACACTTGGGATGAGCTCAAAGAGACCTTGAGAATAGGGGATTCAAGCCTCGCTAAGCTTTTGGACAATCTCGCAAAGGCCTCCTTCATAGAAAAAGTTGGGGGGAGGTATAGAATTCAAGATCCAGTCCTCAAGTTCAGCCTGTTATCGCGATGGCCCTGA
- a CDS encoding tRNA-binding protein, translating to MWDTSKDYRLLVAEKAVELFLRTIEGAKFRGQWDKKKAVKLAKEMIPEIQAMRYSYLDPQELVDTPQMRALKEKAQGIIEALGGEDWHHKFISQASKDEREKVEEQVAKIRFFLNTILGLDRRLKLGKINDPVIAVDIVVGEVMSVGKHPNADKLLVTNVNIGERAVTVVTNDLTVKEGNRVAVALLPPRSFFGIVSEGMFLGAGQGVLKDVKGEIGGLPKGIPLEALNETRNLVEAFLKG from the coding sequence ATGTGGGACACGAGTAAGGATTACAGGTTATTGGTCGCTGAGAAGGCCGTTGAGTTATTCTTGAGAACTATAGAGGGGGCAAAGTTCAGGGGGCAGTGGGACAAGAAGAAGGCGGTTAAGCTTGCTAAAGAAATGATCCCCGAGATACAGGCCATGAGGTACAGCTACCTTGACCCCCAGGAGTTGGTTGACACCCCCCAGATGAGGGCCCTCAAGGAGAAGGCCCAGGGGATAATTGAAGCCCTGGGCGGAGAGGACTGGCACCACAAGTTCATAAGTCAGGCCAGCAAGGATGAGAGGGAAAAAGTTGAGGAGCAGGTTGCGAAGATAAGGTTCTTCCTCAACACGATCCTGGGGCTGGACAGGAGGTTAAAGCTTGGAAAAATCAACGATCCAGTAATTGCCGTCGATATAGTTGTTGGCGAGGTGATGAGCGTGGGAAAGCATCCTAATGCAGATAAGCTACTCGTCACCAACGTGAACATCGGGGAGAGGGCTGTAACCGTCGTCACCAACGATCTCACCGTGAAGGAAGGGAACAGGGTTGCAGTTGCGTTACTGCCCCCGAGGAGCTTCTTCGGGATAGTGAGTGAGGGGATGTTCCTGGGTGCCGGCCAGGGAGTCCTCAAGGATGTGAAGGGTGAGATAGGTGGTTTGCCCAAGGGGATTCCCTTGGAAGCGTTGAATGAAACAAGAAACCTCGTGGAGGCGTTCTTGAAGGGATGA
- a CDS encoding adenosylhomocysteinase, producing MDCTKDYCVKDIKLAPEGWKKIDWVSRFMPVLQLIRRDFEKRKPFKGVRIAATLHLEMKTAFLLLTLKAGGAEVSATASNPLSTQDDVVAALAEAGVKVYAIRGESREEYYENMHRALDIRPNIIIDDGADMISLVHRERQELIDEIWGASEETTTGVIRLRAMERDGVLRFPVIAVNDSYTKYLFDNRYGTGQSTWDGIIRTTNLLVAGKNVVVVGYGWCGRGIAMRARGLGATVIVVEVDPIRALEARMDGFLVMDMKDAAKVGDIFITATGNIKCIRKEHFELMKDGVILANAGHFDVEIWKPDLEELAVEINNPRPNITEYKLRDGRRLYLLAEGRLVNLVAADGHPAEIMDMSFALQAKAAEYIKENHKRLEPRVYVLPREIDEMVARIKLESMGIKIEELTEEQRKYLESWEHGT from the coding sequence ATGGACTGCACGAAGGATTACTGCGTTAAGGACATAAAGCTCGCCCCCGAGGGCTGGAAGAAGATTGACTGGGTCTCGAGGTTCATGCCCGTTCTCCAGCTCATAAGGAGGGACTTCGAAAAGAGGAAGCCGTTCAAGGGGGTAAGGATTGCCGCAACGTTGCACCTCGAGATGAAGACTGCCTTTCTCCTGCTAACGCTTAAGGCCGGGGGCGCGGAAGTTTCTGCCACTGCCAGCAACCCCCTAAGCACCCAGGACGACGTTGTCGCAGCGTTGGCGGAGGCTGGGGTTAAAGTTTACGCGATAAGGGGTGAGAGCAGGGAGGAATATTACGAGAACATGCACAGGGCCTTGGACATTAGGCCGAACATAATCATAGACGATGGGGCTGACATGATAAGCCTGGTCCACAGGGAGAGGCAGGAGTTGATAGACGAAATATGGGGGGCAAGCGAGGAAACTACCACTGGAGTGATAAGGCTGAGGGCGATGGAGAGGGATGGCGTTCTAAGGTTCCCGGTTATTGCTGTGAACGATTCGTACACAAAGTACCTCTTCGACAACCGCTACGGAACGGGGCAATCTACCTGGGATGGGATAATAAGGACTACAAACCTTTTGGTTGCAGGAAAGAACGTTGTTGTAGTCGGCTACGGCTGGTGCGGCAGGGGAATCGCCATGAGGGCGAGGGGCCTTGGTGCAACTGTGATAGTGGTCGAGGTGGATCCAATTAGGGCATTGGAGGCTAGGATGGACGGATTTTTGGTTATGGACATGAAGGATGCTGCAAAGGTTGGGGATATATTCATAACGGCAACCGGGAACATAAAGTGCATAAGAAAAGAGCACTTCGAGCTTATGAAGGATGGAGTAATCCTCGCCAATGCGGGGCACTTCGACGTGGAGATATGGAAGCCCGACCTTGAGGAATTGGCCGTTGAGATAAATAATCCAAGGCCGAACATAACCGAGTACAAGCTTAGGGATGGGAGGAGATTATACCTCCTCGCCGAGGGTAGGCTTGTCAACCTCGTCGCCGCCGACGGCCATCCGGCGGAGATAATGGACATGAGCTTTGCCTTGCAGGCTAAAGCGGCCGAGTACATAAAGGAGAACCACAAAAGGCTGGAGCCAAGGGTTTACGTCCTCCCCAGGGAGATAGACGAGATGGTGGCCAGGATAAAGCTCGAATCTATGGGGATAAAGATAGAGGAGCTCACCGAGGAGCAGAGGAAGTACCTGGAGAGCTGGGAGCACGGGACTTGA
- a CDS encoding type II toxin-antitoxin system VapC family toxin, whose translation MIYADTDFFLALLKPQDWLKENAKRILKEYGGQITTSVATFIELMFLSKKFNLDPVELTVSVMEICKIRDERLIKAALYIKHYGLTVLDAFHAAFSEGVIISSDSVFDKIGLKRIRLEGDGNVGHE comes from the coding sequence ATGATTTATGCGGATACGGATTTCTTCCTTGCTCTTTTAAAGCCCCAAGATTGGCTAAAAGAAAACGCCAAGAGAATTCTTAAGGAGTATGGGGGACAAATAACTACCTCCGTTGCAACATTCATTGAGCTAATGTTTCTGTCGAAGAAGTTTAACCTTGATCCGGTGGAGCTTACCGTGTCCGTTATGGAGATATGCAAAATAAGGGACGAGAGGCTGATAAAAGCGGCCCTGTACATTAAGCATTATGGTCTTACGGTTCTCGATGCATTTCACGCTGCGTTCAGTGAAGGGGTGATAATAAGTTCTGACTCGGTTTTTGATAAGATAGGACTAAAAAGGATAAGGCTTGAGGGTGATGGAAATGTGGGACACGAGTAA
- a CDS encoding AbrB/MazE/SpoVT family DNA-binding domain-containing protein, which translates to MPLVKVTKNYRITIPSKIRNALRIREGEYLRVELRGNEIVIRKINLEWPTIDLGRDFSPEDIEGIIRKVLSEVSNWETNHWPKAPGIKNF; encoded by the coding sequence ATGCCGCTCGTAAAAGTCACAAAGAACTATCGAATAACGATACCTTCTAAAATTAGAAATGCCCTGAGGATAAGGGAGGGAGAGTATCTCAGAGTAGAGCTAAGGGGAAATGAGATCGTTATTAGGAAGATTAATCTGGAATGGCCAACTATAGACCTTGGTCGAGATTTTTCACCGGAAGATATTGAAGGAATTATAAGGAAAGTGCTATCAGAGGTTTCAAATTGGGAAACTAATCATTGGCCAAAGGCCCCAGGGATTAAGAATTTCTGA
- a CDS encoding division/cell wall cluster transcriptional repressor MraZ, translated as MGKKVRIDKKGRIVIPKEMREK; from the coding sequence ATGGGAAAGAAAGTAAGAATAGACAAAAAGGGAAGAATTGTAATTCCGAAAGAGATGCGGGAAAAATAG
- a CDS encoding cupin domain-containing protein, with amino-acid sequence MKAKIEKKIDRGSYVKIPLFEGKLPEGNYAQIVEIKPKAEVGKHYHKFQYELFYIISGTARLGIGEEEFEAKPGEIYLVTPGAVHWVINESDEPFKLLVVKMNYRGEDTVWL; translated from the coding sequence GTGAAGGCCAAGATCGAGAAGAAGATTGACAGGGGAAGCTACGTTAAGATACCACTGTTTGAGGGCAAACTTCCAGAGGGCAATTATGCTCAGATAGTTGAGATAAAGCCTAAGGCTGAGGTTGGGAAGCACTACCACAAGTTTCAGTACGAGCTCTTCTACATAATCTCCGGAACAGCGAGGCTGGGAATAGGGGAAGAAGAATTTGAAGCAAAGCCTGGGGAAATTTACCTCGTCACTCCAGGGGCGGTTCATTGGGTAATTAACGAAAGCGATGAGCCCTTCAAGTTGCTCGTGGTTAAGATGAACTACCGCGGGGAAGATACGGTGTGGCTTTAG
- a CDS encoding HEPN domain-containing protein — MRRDPREEAERWWRQAVRDLEDAKFVFHGKRYNLACFLAQQAAEKALKAYLYYMGEEFVPGNSVSDLARQVSWISIISPPGIQMGSLGEFLMRLLMSTMRRELSVSAIGCVCCNRCGWFRAPAHIRIIGSSGRSSTSGPNGNDPNKKHTPRT, encoded by the coding sequence ATGAGAAGGGATCCCAGGGAAGAGGCTGAAAGGTGGTGGAGGCAGGCAGTGAGGGATCTTGAAGATGCAAAATTCGTGTTCCATGGAAAAAGGTACAACTTAGCGTGCTTCTTGGCTCAGCAGGCCGCTGAGAAAGCACTGAAAGCTTACCTCTATTATATGGGGGAAGAGTTCGTGCCTGGGAATTCCGTGTCGGATCTTGCAAGGCAGGTGTCCTGGATAAGTATTATATCCCCACCAGGTATCCAAATGGGCTCCCTGGGGGAGTTCCTTATGAGGCTTTTGATGAGTACGATGCGGAGAGAGCTATCCGTTTCCGCTATCGGTTGCGTTTGTTGCAACCGGTGCGGTTGGTTTCGCGCTCCCGCTCACATTAGGATCATAGGCTCAAGCGGGAGGTCATCAACCTCCGGGCCGAACGGAAACGACCCCAATAAAAAACATACACCCAGAACTTAA
- a CDS encoding cyclase family protein yields the protein MGIVDLTMGLGKETPTFPGDPEIEITPWSEIEDNGFYMNVIKMGEHSGTHVDAPAHFIKGGRTIDKVPLERFMGIGMVVDVRKGEGLVKPEEVPDKVSGKIVLFLTEGRELSREAAEKLIRGKVKAVGTDAMSIGSEEVHRILLLAGIPIYENLVNLDKLIGKEFLFIGLPLKIEKGSGSPVRAIAITG from the coding sequence ATGGGCATAGTGGATTTAACCATGGGGCTTGGAAAAGAAACCCCTACTTTTCCCGGAGACCCCGAAATCGAGATTACTCCTTGGTCTGAGATAGAGGATAATGGCTTCTACATGAACGTTATAAAGATGGGAGAGCACTCCGGAACCCACGTTGATGCTCCAGCCCATTTTATTAAGGGAGGGAGAACTATAGATAAGGTCCCCCTTGAAAGGTTCATGGGAATTGGCATGGTCGTCGATGTACGGAAAGGAGAAGGTCTCGTAAAGCCCGAGGAGGTTCCGGATAAAGTTAGTGGGAAGATAGTCCTGTTCCTCACCGAGGGTAGGGAGCTCTCGAGGGAGGCCGCGGAGAAGCTCATTAGGGGGAAAGTAAAGGCGGTTGGAACCGATGCAATGAGCATTGGAAGCGAGGAAGTTCACAGGATCCTCCTCTTGGCGGGCATACCCATATACGAGAACCTCGTTAACCTTGACAAGCTCATAGGAAAGGAGTTCCTCTTCATAGGGCTACCCCTGAAGATTGAGAAAGGTTCTGGAAGTCCGGTCAGGGCCATCGCGATAACAGGCTGA
- a CDS encoding helix-turn-helix domain-containing protein yields the protein MPKILELKEVPLAVLDDVVEYVKVGSMPLSLEMEEWAVYERLVTMLDRVIYRDLREVYDFDAETLDKAFNLLYLLANPKGERFSYEKLSKTLGLAKGTVIKLVDALEKAGIVQKIPVHGSISKATRKSPKVKYLTVPIKSALL from the coding sequence ATGCCCAAAATCCTCGAGCTGAAGGAGGTGCCTCTAGCTGTTTTGGATGATGTGGTCGAGTATGTGAAGGTTGGCTCGATGCCCCTATCCCTTGAAATGGAGGAGTGGGCGGTCTACGAGAGGCTCGTGACGATGCTCGACAGGGTCATCTACCGTGACCTCAGGGAGGTCTATGACTTTGATGCTGAAACTCTCGACAAGGCTTTCAACTTACTCTATCTACTCGCGAACCCGAAGGGAGAAAGGTTCAGCTATGAAAAGCTCTCAAAGACCTTGGGCTTGGCCAAGGGGACGGTTATAAAGCTCGTTGATGCCCTTGAGAAAGCAGGCATCGTTCAGAAGATCCCGGTTCATGGCTCAATCTCCAAGGCCACCCGCAAAAGCCCCAAGGTTAAGTACCTAACGGTTCCCATAAAGTCCGCCCTGCTCTAG
- a CDS encoding ATP-binding protein, with product MFIDREEELGELLKLIRFEPNVINFVYGPMNSGKTALMLEFLKRLPQDHVGFYVNFRATPVSSYEEFSRVLFSTEYGGIKKTIKEIVKGLAKINTGIPIPQEILEVILKEKEPINAFSYLKDLMLEIIESGKRPVLVFDEIQVIKDLKVDGPLIYQLFNFLIHLTKEIHLAHVFVVTSDSLFIGEVYGNAKLTGRAEYFPVYDLSREASMELLRTLGVSGEEAELLWEYFGGKPGYLIEGAKRRGKVREWCELKLRLRIREIRKFKGYKILDKFLEREEVEVEELGGEEKELIRENVLFYDPLKGTLSPQGRLELLAIRSLKSRAPSSPGTSSAPR from the coding sequence ATGTTCATTGATAGGGAGGAGGAACTTGGAGAGCTCCTTAAGTTAATTAGGTTCGAGCCCAACGTCATAAACTTCGTCTACGGCCCGATGAACTCCGGGAAGACAGCTTTAATGCTCGAATTCCTGAAGAGGCTGCCCCAGGATCACGTTGGCTTTTACGTAAATTTTAGGGCAACCCCAGTCAGCTCTTACGAAGAGTTCTCGAGGGTTTTATTCTCTACCGAGTACGGGGGAATCAAGAAAACAATTAAAGAAATCGTAAAGGGACTGGCCAAGATCAACACCGGAATACCGATTCCTCAAGAGATCTTGGAGGTAATATTAAAAGAAAAAGAACCGATAAACGCGTTCTCCTACCTGAAAGACCTCATGCTTGAAATAATTGAATCTGGCAAAAGGCCAGTCTTGGTTTTTGATGAGATCCAGGTGATAAAGGACTTGAAGGTTGATGGTCCCCTGATATACCAGCTCTTCAACTTTTTAATCCACTTGACGAAGGAGATTCACTTAGCCCACGTTTTCGTGGTAACCTCGGACAGCCTCTTCATTGGGGAAGTATATGGAAATGCAAAGCTAACGGGAAGGGCGGAGTACTTCCCGGTCTACGATCTCTCAAGGGAAGCATCAATGGAGCTCCTAAGGACGCTTGGCGTTAGCGGGGAGGAAGCTGAACTCCTATGGGAGTACTTCGGAGGGAAGCCGGGCTATCTAATAGAGGGAGCGAAGAGGAGGGGGAAGGTTAGGGAGTGGTGCGAGCTAAAGCTGAGGCTCAGGATTAGGGAGATAAGGAAGTTCAAGGGCTACAAAATACTGGATAAGTTCCTCGAGAGGGAAGAGGTTGAAGTGGAAGAGCTGGGAGGGGAGGAGAAGGAGCTAATAAGGGAAAACGTCCTCTTCTACGACCCCCTTAAAGGAACCCTCTCCCCCCAGGGCAGGCTTGAGCTGCTCGCGATAAGATCACTCAAGTCCCGTGCTCCCAGCTCTCCAGGTACTTCCTCTGCTCCTCGGTGA
- a CDS encoding ATP-binding protein, producing MLLGVRGVGKTTLLAQLYFYATSKMPQNHVLYLSLDRLQAFGLDLLEVLETYKRIVKPEKAIILLDEVQYEEKWDLKLKLLHDEKRFLVIATGSSAIKLKESPTWLEGPSTGNSSQ from the coding sequence TTGCTTCTTGGTGTTAGGGGCGTCGGTAAAACTACTCTTCTAGCCCAGCTCTACTTCTATGCGACCTCAAAGATGCCTCAGAATCACGTCCTTTACTTATCATTGGATCGGCTTCAGGCCTTCGGTTTAGACCTTTTAGAGGTTTTGGAGACGTATAAAAGGATTGTAAAGCCTGAAAAGGCGATAATATTGCTTGATGAAGTCCAGTACGAGGAAAAATGGGATCTGAAGCTTAAGCTACTTCACGATGAAAAGAGATTCCTCGTAATTGCAACGGGATCTTCCGCGATAAAGCTTAAGGAGAGTCCGACCTGGCTAGAAGGGCCCTCCACAGGGAACTCTTCCCAATGA